In Abyssibacter profundi, a single window of DNA contains:
- the gshB gene encoding glutathione synthase, whose translation MRQLGVVMDPIASIKPVKDTTLAMLLEAQRRGYALHYYEIPDLSIRDGRAMGRRRSLQVRDDPTDWYTLGAAEDAALAELDVLLMRKDPPVEDAFLYATHVLSRAEAEGVQVVNRPDSLRNWNEKLAISGFAHCTAPTLVSMEMARLQAFVDEHADCILKPLDGMGGAGIFRVGANDPNRGSIVETLTQNGRRAIMAQRYISAVTEGDKRILMIDGEPVDVCLARIPKSGETRANLAAGGRGEGRPLSDRDRWIAEQVGPTLRQHGLRFVGLDVIGDYLTEINVTSPTCVRELDAQYGINIAGLLFDAIESS comes from the coding sequence ATGCGCCAACTGGGCGTGGTGATGGACCCCATCGCCAGCATCAAGCCGGTCAAGGACACCACGCTGGCCATGCTGCTCGAGGCTCAGCGTCGCGGGTATGCCCTGCACTACTACGAGATCCCGGACCTGAGTATTCGCGATGGCCGCGCCATGGGGCGTCGCCGGTCACTCCAGGTCCGTGATGACCCCACGGACTGGTACACGTTGGGCGCAGCAGAGGATGCCGCGCTGGCCGAGCTGGACGTGCTGCTCATGCGCAAGGATCCGCCGGTCGAAGACGCCTTCCTATACGCCACACACGTGCTCAGCCGCGCAGAAGCCGAGGGCGTGCAGGTGGTCAACCGCCCAGACAGCCTGCGCAACTGGAACGAGAAACTAGCGATTTCGGGATTCGCGCATTGCACGGCACCGACACTGGTCAGCATGGAGATGGCGCGGCTGCAGGCGTTTGTTGACGAACACGCAGACTGCATTCTGAAACCGCTGGACGGCATGGGTGGCGCCGGCATTTTTCGTGTGGGCGCGAATGATCCGAATCGCGGCTCCATCGTGGAAACGCTGACGCAGAACGGCCGACGCGCGATTATGGCGCAGCGCTACATCTCGGCGGTGACCGAGGGCGATAAGCGCATTCTGATGATCGATGGTGAGCCTGTTGATGTTTGTCTTGCGCGCATCCCGAAATCAGGCGAGACCCGTGCCAACCTGGCGGCGGGCGGACGCGGCGAGGGTCGACCGCTGAGCGACCGGGATCGGTGGATCGCCGAGCAGGTGGGCCCCACGCTGCGCCAACATGGCCTGCGCTTTGTCGGGCTGGACGTCATCGGCGACTACCTTACGGAAATCAACGTCACCAGCCCGACCTGCGTCCGCGAACTCGATGCCCAGTACGGCATCAACATCGCAGGCCTGTTGTTCGACGCCATCGAAAGCTCATGA
- a CDS encoding NusG domain II-containing protein: MSRPSPADIALILILATAIGALYAQYWSPAAGPPTHALVRAEQQPPLRVPLHVDARFTVHGRQGASHFEVRDGRIRFVASACRRKVCIRSGWMQAAHDATACLPNRVSLSLESAKTEFDGISQ, translated from the coding sequence GTGAGTCGCCCGTCGCCGGCAGATATCGCGCTCATCCTGATATTGGCGACGGCCATCGGCGCGCTATACGCCCAGTATTGGTCACCAGCGGCCGGGCCACCGACGCATGCCCTGGTGCGTGCAGAACAACAGCCGCCCCTGCGCGTCCCTTTGCATGTGGACGCCCGCTTCACGGTGCATGGTCGTCAGGGCGCCAGTCATTTCGAAGTCCGAGATGGCCGCATCCGGTTTGTCGCGTCCGCCTGCCGCCGTAAGGTCTGTATTCGCTCGGGCTGGATGCAAGCCGCGCACGATGCAACGGCCTGCCTGCCGAATCGCGTCAGCCTGTCACTGGAAAGTGCCAAGACAGAGTTCGATGGGATCAGCCAATGA
- a CDS encoding Gx transporter family protein, producing MTRRVPLHPQRRDHMIAGFAALAIVIHILEAGVPTPIPGIKPGLANVITLLVLLRHDFRAAVWVQLLRVLVGSLLIGSFLTPTFLLSLAGAGASLLALGALTLWNRALPLAQFSPIGLGVAAACAHMSGQFLVAYSWFIPHPGLLTLLPVLLTAALLFGALTGWLAGRIHDRLPAAST from the coding sequence ATGACCCGACGTGTGCCCCTGCATCCACAGCGCCGTGATCACATGATTGCCGGCTTTGCCGCCCTGGCGATCGTCATTCACATCCTCGAGGCCGGCGTCCCCACGCCGATTCCCGGCATCAAGCCGGGATTGGCCAATGTCATCACTCTACTGGTGCTGCTCCGCCACGATTTTCGAGCTGCGGTCTGGGTGCAGCTGCTTCGCGTCCTGGTCGGTAGTCTGCTCATCGGGAGTTTTCTGACACCCACTTTTTTGCTGAGCCTGGCCGGTGCCGGGGCCAGCCTGCTCGCGCTGGGCGCGCTGACACTGTGGAATCGTGCACTGCCTCTGGCGCAGTTCAGCCCGATCGGCCTGGGCGTCGCGGCGGCCTGCGCGCACATGAGCGGGCAGTTTCTGGTGGCCTACAGCTGGTTTATTCCTCACCCGGGGCTGCTGACATTGCTGCCGGTGCTGCTGACGGCCGCGCTGCTCTTCGGGGCGCTGACCGGCTGGCTGGCCGGGCGCATTCACGACCGCCTGCCGGCAGCGAGCACCTGA
- a CDS encoding chemotaxis protein CheW, translating into MSSDVSTQSPYALLVSLERRLQAGAGEGGLQAVRTWTGLGLRLRDQLFVAPRADVREVLPPPRMTRVPNAPDWMRGVANVRGALYPIVDLGRLLGEDRYISTADTRLLLLNAETDPVAFLVDEVFGYRNFEPGDQRMRALDEAAPSVAPYLLGGFVRDGQPWLALSLHRAAEAGLEEQPMSGVAA; encoded by the coding sequence ATGTCGTCCGACGTCTCGACGCAGTCGCCCTATGCGTTGCTGGTGTCGCTGGAGCGCAGGCTCCAGGCGGGAGCCGGCGAGGGTGGCCTGCAAGCTGTTCGTACCTGGACGGGCTTGGGTCTGCGCCTGCGAGATCAGCTGTTCGTCGCGCCGCGTGCGGACGTCCGTGAGGTCTTGCCACCGCCACGGATGACGCGCGTACCGAACGCGCCGGATTGGATGCGGGGCGTGGCCAACGTGCGCGGTGCGCTTTATCCGATTGTGGACCTGGGTCGTCTGCTGGGCGAGGACCGCTACATCTCGACTGCGGATACGCGCCTGCTACTCCTGAATGCCGAGACCGATCCGGTCGCGTTTCTGGTTGATGAAGTGTTTGGATATCGCAATTTTGAGCCCGGCGACCAACGGATGCGTGCGCTGGATGAGGCTGCACCGTCGGTGGCGCCTTATCTGCTGGGCGGGTTCGTGCGTGACGGCCAGCCGTGGCTGGCGCTGTCATTGCACCGTGCGGCCGAGGCGGGCCTGGAAGAGCAGCCCATGAGTGGGGTTGCAGCATGA
- a CDS encoding YqgE/AlgH family protein, which translates to MTTGSELKNQFLIAMPSLDDEHFEQTVTFLCEHSEQGALGLVINRPSDLSVASMLSHMNVPCERDLDQDPVFWGGPVQPERGFVLHSVGTTWESTVQVSESLAITSSRDILEAIGLGSGPEEYLITLGYAGWDAGQLEEELLHNAWLNTPVDRQILFSTAPPERWEASLKLLGVDLTVLSGDAGHA; encoded by the coding sequence ATGACGACAGGCAGTGAACTCAAGAACCAGTTCCTGATCGCAATGCCCAGCCTTGACGATGAGCATTTCGAGCAGACCGTCACGTTCCTGTGCGAACACTCCGAGCAGGGCGCCCTGGGCCTCGTGATCAATCGGCCCTCCGACCTGTCAGTGGCCAGCATGCTAAGCCACATGAATGTCCCCTGTGAGCGCGATCTTGACCAAGACCCGGTGTTCTGGGGCGGGCCGGTGCAGCCGGAACGTGGCTTTGTGCTGCACTCTGTTGGGACGACCTGGGAGTCAACCGTCCAGGTCAGCGAGTCGCTGGCCATTACCTCCTCGCGCGATATTCTCGAAGCCATCGGCCTGGGCAGCGGCCCCGAGGAGTACCTGATCACCCTGGGCTACGCGGGCTGGGACGCCGGCCAGCTGGAGGAGGAGTTGCTGCATAACGCCTGGCTGAATACGCCGGTGGACCGGCAAATTCTCTTTTCGACCGCGCCCCCCGAGCGCTGGGAGGCTTCGCTCAAGCTATTGGGTGTCGACCTGACCGTGCTGTCCGGTGATGCCGGACACGCCTGA
- the gshA gene encoding glutamate--cysteine ligase, whose protein sequence is MALPDPMTDTESSLRGPLQHLESQLLNQQGDIEAWFRRQWLQTPAPFYASVDLRNAGYKLAPVDTNLFPAGFNNLAPEFEPLCIQALQSAVDRICPTARSLMVIPENHTRNRFYLENVARLVELMRKAGFDVRIGSLMPDLKTATDIELDSGRPLRLEPIVRQGNKLGVEGFSPCGLILNNDLSSGQPDILAGVEQPIMPPPTLGWDHRTKSEHFTVYSQVAGEFAESVGIDRWLIDPLFRNCGQINFMKREGEECLASNVEMLLASIRQKYDEYGISDEPYVVIKSDAGTYGMGIMTARSPDDVTSLNRKQRTKMSSGKEGRDVTGAIIQEGVYTREQWGAQQASAESVLYMIDRFVVGGFYRVHTGRNTTDSLNAPGMEFHPLPFADGASRPDPQLDPDAGPNRFHAYGVVARLALVAAAREIAQSGTDDE, encoded by the coding sequence ATGGCGCTACCGGACCCGATGACCGATACCGAATCCAGCCTGCGCGGACCGTTGCAGCACCTGGAATCCCAGCTCCTAAACCAACAGGGTGACATCGAAGCCTGGTTTCGTCGGCAATGGCTCCAGACCCCTGCACCGTTTTATGCGTCCGTCGACCTGCGCAACGCGGGTTACAAGCTGGCACCGGTGGACACCAATCTGTTCCCGGCGGGCTTTAACAATCTCGCTCCGGAGTTCGAGCCCCTGTGTATCCAGGCGCTGCAGTCGGCGGTGGACCGCATCTGCCCGACCGCCCGGTCGTTGATGGTGATTCCGGAAAACCACACCCGTAACCGCTTTTATCTGGAGAACGTCGCTCGCCTGGTCGAACTCATGCGCAAGGCCGGGTTTGATGTGCGCATCGGTTCGCTTATGCCCGACCTGAAGACAGCAACCGACATCGAACTCGATAGCGGCCGCCCGCTGCGTCTGGAGCCGATCGTCCGCCAAGGCAACAAGCTGGGGGTCGAAGGCTTCTCGCCCTGTGGACTCATCCTCAACAACGACTTGTCCAGTGGACAGCCCGACATCCTCGCGGGCGTGGAGCAGCCGATCATGCCGCCTCCGACGCTGGGCTGGGACCACCGGACCAAATCCGAACATTTCACGGTGTACTCGCAGGTGGCCGGCGAGTTCGCTGAGTCCGTGGGAATCGATCGATGGCTGATCGACCCGCTCTTCCGGAACTGCGGTCAAATCAACTTCATGAAACGGGAGGGCGAGGAGTGCCTGGCCAGTAACGTGGAGATGTTGCTCGCCTCGATCCGACAGAAGTACGACGAGTACGGAATCTCTGACGAACCCTACGTCGTGATCAAGTCTGATGCCGGGACCTATGGCATGGGCATCATGACCGCGCGCTCGCCGGATGATGTCACCAGCCTGAACCGCAAACAGCGGACCAAGATGTCCTCCGGCAAGGAAGGTCGGGACGTCACGGGTGCGATCATCCAGGAAGGGGTTTACACGCGCGAACAGTGGGGCGCGCAGCAAGCCTCGGCCGAATCCGTGCTGTACATGATCGACCGTTTTGTCGTCGGCGGCTTCTATCGGGTGCACACCGGGCGCAACACAACTGACAGTCTCAACGCGCCGGGCATGGAATTTCACCCGCTGCCCTTTGCCGACGGCGCCTCGCGGCCCGACCCGCAACTCGACCCCGACGCCGGCCCCAACCGGTTTCATGCCTACGGCGTCGTCGCTCGCCTGGCACTGGTGGCCGCCGCGCGCGAGATCGCCCAGAGCGGCACGGACGACGAATAA
- the pilG gene encoding twitching motility response regulator PilG → MVIDDSKTIRRTAETLLAREGCTVITAVDGFEALAKIADHHPDIIFVDIMMPRLDGYQACALIKGNPRFKHTPVIMLSSKDGLFDRARGRIVGSDHYLTKPFTRDELLGAVRKHAASEAA, encoded by the coding sequence ATGGTCATCGACGACAGCAAGACCATCCGGCGCACCGCGGAGACACTACTGGCGCGCGAGGGCTGCACGGTGATTACCGCCGTTGATGGCTTTGAAGCGCTTGCCAAGATCGCCGATCACCATCCTGACATCATTTTTGTCGACATCATGATGCCGAGGTTGGATGGCTACCAAGCCTGTGCCCTGATCAAGGGCAACCCCCGATTCAAGCACACCCCGGTCATCATGTTGTCGAGCAAGGATGGCTTGTTCGACCGCGCGCGCGGTCGGATTGTTGGGTCGGATCACTACCTGACCAAGCCGTTCACGCGCGATGAGTTGCTGGGCGCCGTTCGCAAGCACGCAGCTTCCGAAGCCGCGTAA
- a CDS encoding FAD:protein FMN transferase, with product MRRWIGGGLILLMIGVLVLRGREGDARFERQIYVMGTLVTITLRAPHREDEDLATLVSSVESELNRFQQRWSPQGSGALAQLNQTLADNPGATVPEGLRPLLAAAKSVADDSQGTFDPGLGALVQLWGFDDPEHFRETPPPDAELAAALQRPHRLARAQLTADRLEVGAPGLMLDFGAMAKGAAVGAALQQLRDAGIEHAMVNAGGDLQVIGHAESRPWRIAVRHPRPPEEAPRLLVALELEDGESVFTSGDYERYFEHAGRRYHHVLDPRSGEPSTGAQSSTVVHGDPALADALATALFVGGPDQFHALVDEFALKYAMLVDADGRIHATPGFRHRAQWLTDVQFAPDPVAP from the coding sequence ATGAGACGCTGGATCGGCGGCGGGTTGATCCTGCTGATGATCGGGGTGCTGGTGCTGCGTGGCCGGGAAGGCGACGCGCGGTTCGAGCGTCAGATCTATGTCATGGGCACGCTGGTCACGATCACGCTGCGCGCCCCACATCGCGAAGACGAGGACCTGGCGACGCTGGTCTCCAGCGTCGAGTCCGAGCTCAACCGGTTCCAACAACGCTGGTCCCCGCAAGGCAGCGGCGCGCTCGCGCAGCTCAACCAGACGCTGGCCGACAACCCCGGCGCGACCGTTCCCGAGGGCTTGCGACCCTTGCTTGCGGCCGCCAAAAGCGTCGCCGACGACAGCCAGGGCACCTTTGACCCAGGGCTCGGCGCTCTGGTGCAGCTCTGGGGATTTGATGATCCAGAGCACTTTCGCGAGACACCACCGCCCGATGCGGAACTGGCCGCTGCGCTCCAGCGCCCCCATCGTCTGGCCCGAGCCCAGCTGACCGCAGACAGGCTTGAAGTCGGCGCCCCCGGGCTGATGTTGGATTTCGGCGCCATGGCCAAGGGTGCGGCGGTCGGCGCCGCACTACAGCAACTGCGCGATGCCGGCATCGAACACGCGATGGTCAATGCCGGAGGCGACCTGCAGGTGATCGGGCATGCGGAATCGCGTCCCTGGCGGATTGCCGTACGCCATCCACGACCGCCGGAAGAGGCGCCACGACTGCTCGTGGCCCTCGAACTGGAAGATGGCGAATCCGTGTTCACCAGTGGCGACTACGAACGCTATTTCGAACATGCTGGCCGCCGCTACCACCACGTCCTGGACCCGCGGAGCGGCGAGCCCTCGACCGGGGCGCAATCCAGCACCGTGGTGCATGGTGACCCGGCGCTGGCTGATGCCTTGGCCACGGCGCTCTTTGTCGGTGGCCCCGACCAGTTTCATGCACTCGTCGATGAGTTTGCGCTCAAGTACGCCATGCTGGTCGATGCCGACGGCCGCATCCACGCCACCCCGGGATTCAGACACCGCGCCCAGTGGCTCACCGATGTGCAATTCGCACCCGACCCTGTGGCTCCGTGA
- the ruvX gene encoding Holliday junction resolvase RuvX, which produces MPDTPDSPARSPAEHLQDRPAGVYLAFDYGSLRIGVAVGDTVSRQPKPIATIDNQTKQRWSQIAELLAAWQPVGLVVGVPLTLDDQRQPMTEAAERFCRRLKGRYHLPVYPAEERMTSLEADLTPVAGQSRDAVAAAHILSDWLGRD; this is translated from the coding sequence ATGCCGGACACGCCTGATTCGCCCGCCAGGAGCCCGGCCGAACACCTGCAGGATCGACCCGCTGGGGTTTATCTGGCGTTCGACTACGGCAGCCTGCGAATCGGTGTTGCGGTCGGCGATACGGTGTCCAGGCAGCCCAAACCCATTGCCACGATCGACAACCAGACCAAGCAGCGCTGGTCTCAGATCGCGGAGTTGCTGGCGGCTTGGCAACCGGTGGGGCTGGTCGTCGGCGTGCCGCTGACCCTGGATGACCAGCGCCAGCCCATGACCGAGGCGGCCGAACGCTTCTGCCGCCGCCTCAAAGGCCGGTATCATTTACCTGTCTACCCGGCCGAAGAACGCATGACCTCCCTGGAAGCAGACCTCACCCCGGTTGCCGGCCAAAGCCGCGATGCAGTGGCCGCTGCCCACATCCTGTCCGACTGGCTCG